The genomic segment ATTAAAAGAGTTATCCAATACATTTACAAACGCTAAATTGTTGCATCAAGGGAAAAAAGGCAAATTAAGAATTGGCTATGTTGGTTCTGCCATGCAAGACGTAATTCCTAATTTATTATTGATTTTCGAGAAAAATCATCCTGATATTTTATTCGATTTAAAGGAATTAGACAATCAAAAACAAATTGATGATTTACTATCTTTTTCTATTGATGTTGGTTTTGTTCGTTTAGAAAGAGTGCCAAGGACTTTAGAGATAAAAACCATCTTAAAAGAATTTTTCTGTTTGGTGTTGCCTGAAAATCATGCTATAAATAAAGAAAATTTTAAAAGTTTAGCACAATTTAAAGACGAGCAATTTATTCTTTTCGATTCTAAATACAGTACATCTTATTACGAAAAAGTAATGCAAATTTTTGATGATTATGGTTTTACCCCCATTGTTTCTCACAATACAATTCATTCGGATTCTATCTATAAATTGGTGGAAAATAATTTTGGAATTTCAATTGTACCCAAATCTTTAGCACAGAAAAGAGGTTATAAAATAAAGTTTATTGAGTTAGATATGATTTCTCAGAAAACAACGCTTTCCGTAATTTGGAATAAAAAAAATGGAAATTTAATATTGAATGACTTTTTAAAGTTGATTTAGAATGAAGGTATAAGGCAGTTGAAATTTTAATTTTTTGGCAACGATTGGGTAACTAAAAACAGAAAACCCTATAAACATTAAGTTTACAGGGTTTTTAAGTGGTACCTCCAGGAATCGAACCAGGGACACAAGGATTTTCAGTCCTTTGCTCTACCAACTGAGCTAAGGTACCATTGCCTTAGCGGATGCAAATATAAAATGTTTTTTTACATCTACTAAAGAAAATTT from the Polaribacter cellanae genome contains:
- a CDS encoding LysR family transcriptional regulator, which translates into the protein MSYQIELRHIKYFLAVAEELHFRKAAEKLFISQPGLSTQIKHLEEELGVILFERNNRNVSLTNAGLYLKEELSLQLKELSNTFTNAKLLHQGKKGKLRIGYVGSAMQDVIPNLLLIFEKNHPDILFDLKELDNQKQIDDLLSFSIDVGFVRLERVPRTLEIKTILKEFFCLVLPENHAINKENFKSLAQFKDEQFILFDSKYSTSYYEKVMQIFDDYGFTPIVSHNTIHSDSIYKLVENNFGISIVPKSLAQKRGYKIKFIELDMISQKTTLSVIWNKKNGNLILNDFLKLI